The Lewinellaceae bacterium DNA window ATTTCAAAACGGATTTCGATGAGAGCTTGCCGAAAATAAAAGTGATACCGCAAGATATCGGAAGAGTGGTGCTGAATATTTTCAATAATGCCTTCCAGGCGATTCAGGATGTAGAAAACCCAACCGTTTCGGTTTCAACAAAATTACTGGATAACCGGATTGAAATCCGCATCACCGATAATGGTCCCGGAATTCCGGAAAATATCAGAGACAAGATCTTCCAGCCTTTCTTCACCACCAAGCCTACCGGGCAGGGGACCGGATTGGGATTAAGTTTGAGCTATGACATTGTGAAGGCACACGGGGGATCGATCGGGGTGAAAAGTCACGAAGGCAAGGGTAGCGTATTTACCATCCAATTACCTCTTTCCTGAATCATTACCTTCTACCGGTTCGGAGTGGATGACGAGACAGCCCGAGTGAAAGTGATGGTTATCAGTACTATTTACGATATTGTATCAGCAGAGGAGTGATCTAAATGCAAAAGCAATTAAAAAGGTTGGCAACGGTTCTACAGTTTATCTTCCAACAGACAAGTCACAGGTATGGCATCCTGTTGCCTTTATTATTTTTATTTATTTCGATATTAAGTTCTGCACAGGAAAGTAATCTCTTCTTTAAGAAATACGGTGTGCCTGATGGACTGCCTGAAGGAAATATCCAGGATATCCTCCTGGATGATCAGGGATTTGTCTGGTTTGGTACACAAGCCGGGCTGGTGAAATACGACGGTTATGAATTTCAGGTATTCAAAGGCAAGCTGGATAAATCAGATACCTCAGGGGCCTATCTTTCCGGTTGTAATGGTGGAGTCATCAAAAGCCGGGACGGTAAAATTTGGATCGGTACCGAAGATGGCGTAATCACCTCTTACGATCCGGTCATGGAGAAGTTTTCCAACTATTATCCATTAGATAAAAAGGGGGGGTACGCTTCTATTCTCTTTGATGATCCCCGGGGCAATATCTGGTTTAAGGCCTATGAACCCAATTCGGATAACTTTCATTTTGGTTGTTTACATCCTGAATCGGGTAAATTCAGTTTCTATCCGGACCTGGCCGATGGAAATTATTCCCGTTATGGTTCCTACAGTTATGGGGAAGACCATGCGGTGGCCGATTATGGTTTATGGATGCTTGATAAAAGAAAAAATTTATGTTTTCTGGATACGGTGACTGACCAGTTTGAAGTCATTCTTCTGGTAGGTGAAGCACTGACAGCTGCAGGCCTTACGGATACCATTCATTTTATCACCAGAGGACTTGGCGCTTCCTTGCTCCTTACCGGTGATCTTGGATTTTATGTCTTTGATATGCAACAAAGAAGTATAAGCAAAGCATACCTGAACAGTGAAAAATCAAAGAGCCGCCTGGTTGCCGAATGGCCCGTGTTTGCCATTCAGGACTACCATGGTAACTACTGGGTCTCCCATTGGGGAGGAATTCTGTCAAAGGTGGATGGCGCATCGGATCAGGTGACTACCTATCGCTATGGCGACGGAATGCTGACGTATGATCAGGGGCCTCCTGAGATCAATTATTTTCTGCCTATGTTTGATGATTCTACAGGTAGCTGGTTTCAATGTGTTACCCCAAACAGGACCAGGACATTTTTTCTTTATTACGACCTGGCGACAAATGCATTTCGTTATTACGATAGCAAATTCAATAACCGGGAAAATCCTCCTTTACCGGGTAATGTGTTTTTCCCTAACCTCAAGGACCGGACGGGTCTTTGGTGGATAGGGGCAAAGCCCGGGTTGTTTAAACAGGCTCCTAAAAACCATCAGATGGACCTGTTTCGATTTGATTACGAGGACCCCAATACCCTGCCGGATGACGATATCAAAGCGGTATTTGAAGACAGCAATAACAGGTTATGGATAGGTACAGCAAAGGGAGCGGCTATCTACCGGCCAGAACAACTAAATTTCCTGCGTATTCAGCACAAGGCTACCGATCCCGGCACGCTGAGTAATGATTTGATCACAACGATTCATGAAGATTCCCAGGGTGGGGTTTGGATTGGTACGGATAACGGGTTAAATCTATGGCAGGAAAAAAGTCATCGGTTTGAGCGGTTTTTCGTCGAAAAAGATGGCAGGAATCCTTGCCAGTATATTTACACCGACCCATCGGGTCGGCTTTGGGTGGCGATGAATAAGGAGGGCCTGATGGAATTAGCCCCTGGCACAGGTAAGCTGATAAAAAAGCTGTCTCCGGTATGGAATCCACGAAGGGGTACGCGGGATTTAGTTGCCGCTATTTTCCAGGATTCCAGGCAAAAACTATGGGTGGGTACCCGGTGGGACGGACTCTTTTGCCTCAATGAAGAAGAAAACGGATTCATACCGTATAAAAATGTACCTGGAGATTCCAATTCCCTCGGTTCAAATATGATTCGAATCATAACGGAGGATAGCAAAGGTCGCCTCTGGTTCGGAATCAATATAGGTGGTTTGAATCAATTTTTACCTGACGAAAATCGATTCATTAAAATGTCTTCCGAAGTTCGAATAGGTTCTATACAGACTTTTGCCTACGACCAGAAAGGTTCGTTATGGTTAGGCACCTACTCCGGTGTGGGATTGACCAATTTTGATGATGCAACAGGGGATTTTGTTTATTATGGGGACGAAAAAGGGCTCCTGCACAATGATATCGTTTCCGTGGGACCCAATCTGGGTCTGGCGGTAGACCGATCCGGAAAATTCTATATTCCTACCCAGAGAGGATTATCCATTTTTGATCCTGAAACCAAAACATTTTACTCCTATTATGAAAAGGATGGTTTTCAGCCATATAGCTTAGACTACTACGAAATCAAAAGAAAAAATGGAGAGATTTGGATAGGAGGGAATTTTGGACTGAATCGCATCGTGCCGGAAAACTTATTTGGCCGCGACGCTACAACGGGAGATGTGGTTCTTACAAAAATGACCATCAATGACTCATCGTATTCCCAGCCTGACGGTGCTATTTTTAGCAAAGCCGTGTCCTATACCGATGCCATCAGGCTCAAGCATTGGCAAAAGGATATCACCTTTGAATATGTCTATTTGCATTATTTGCGGTCAGAAGATAATCTGTATTCCTGGATACTGGAAAACTACAATGATACCTGGTCGGCGCCATCAACTTTAAGGAAAGCGACCTTAACCAATCTTTCTCCCGGCACCTATATTTTTAAGGTGAAGGCCGCCAATGCCGATGGTGTCTGGATGAATGAGGAAGATGCCAGGGCCATCAAGATCACTATTGCTCCTCCCTGGTGGCGAACCTGGTTGGCGTATGGAATTTACGCATTGCTATTGTTATTGCTCGGAAGGCGCATTCTTTTGTATCAGCAAGCCAAAGCCATGAGGTTGGAGCGGGAAAAAACCCAAGCCCGCGAGTTGGAACAGGCCAGACAGATTGAAAAAGCCTATACCGAATTGGAGCAAACGCATGAAAATCTGAAATCCACCCAGGCTCAGCTCATCCAGTCTGAAAAAATGGCATCACTGGGAGAACTGACCGCTGGCATCGCACATGAGATTCAAAACCCGCTGAATTTTGTCAATAACTTTTCGGAGGTGAGTCAGGAGCTTTTGGATGAATTGCAGGAAGAAGTCAAAGAAGGTAATCTGGAAGAAGTTGTTGCGATTACATCTGATTTGAAAAGTAATCTGGAAAAGATCAATCATCACGGGAAACGAGCGGATGCCATTGTCAAAAGTATGCTGCAGCATTCCCGCATCAGTTCCGGGGATAAGGAGCCTACCGATATCAATGCATTGTGTGACGAATACTTGCGGTTAGCTTATCACGGAATGCGGGCTAAAGACCAGAGCTTTAATGCTGAGTATAAAACAGAATTCGATCCCAACCTGCCCAAAATCAAGGTGGTCCCTCAGGATATCGGAAGAGTGGTGCTGAATATCTTCAACAATGCCTTCCAGGCGATTCAGGATGTAGAAAACCCTGCCGTTTCGGTTTCAACAAAATTACTGGATAAGCAAATTGAAATCCGCATCGCCGACAATGGCTCCGGCATCCCCGATTCCATCAAAGACAAGATCTTCCAGCCCTTCTTCACCACGAAACCTACCGGACAGGGAACGGGATTGGGATTGAGTCTGAGCTATGATATTGTGAGAGCACATGGAGGTGAAATAAAAGTAAATACAAAAGGAAATAAAGGAACTGAATTTGTGATTCAAATGCCCCTCAATTAGGTTAAGGTTATAAAACAAATTTTGAAAAAAAGCAAAAGATTAAAAATGAAAACATTTCATTTTATCTTATTAGTCTTCCTTATTCAGGTAAAACATGCAAATTCGCAGGAACCCGTTAGGGACAGTTTATTCAAAGCATTGCAACAGGCAGTTGATGATTCATCAAAATATAAAATTCAGGCTCTTTTAGCTGATTTTTATGTTGAGGTTGACAGGGATTCGTCAATTTATTTTTCAGATGCATGCATTGATTTGGCAATAAAAAATCAAATGTTCTTAAATGCGGCTGCTTCTCTAAGTGAAAAAGGGCATGCATTGACTCATCTGGATAAATATTCCGAAGCCTTTACCTGTTTCACAGATGCAATTAAAATTGCGAATAATAATTTATATAATGGTAAAAAATGGAAAAGCGATAATAACACTATTTCAGGCGAAAGAGAACGTTACCTGGTTCTTACGAAAGTGTACCAGGATTTTGCAAATTTAATGGCCAGCACCGATAACAATGAAAAATCAATGGAATTACTGCTGACTGCAAAAAGCATAGCTGAAAAGAATAATTTTCCTGCCAATTTGGGCTATATCAACCTGGACCTGGGTCATAAATATCTTAATCAGAATATCATTGATACAGCATGGCAGTTGGAAAGACAGGCCATGCAATTGTTAACAGAAGCGGGGGACAGCAAGCCTTTAGGATATTGTAATATGCTGATTGGTATGATTTCGCTCAAAATGAATCATATCGATTCGGCACTTTTTTATTTCAGAAAAAGTATTGCTATCAGTTCCTATTTTAATAATCTTACCAATTTGAATGGTACATTCAGACAAATGACCTCCTTTTATTTAAATGTACAAAAGGAACCCGATTCTGCAATTCTCTATGCAAATCGAAGAATATTGCTTCATGGCGAAGGAAATTTGGGAGAAATATTTTTTGACCTTGCAGAAGCATATAAACTGAAAGACAATAAAGACAGTGTTATAAAATACCAAACACTGGCTATAATAGAAAAAGACAAGGACTTTAGTCGGAGAAGTATTGCGTTGAATAATCTGAAAAACGGTGTAATTAATGAACAGGAAAAATCGATGAAACTTAAAGAAAGGGAAGCAGAATACAGAAGTCGATTACGATTTACTTTAATTGCAAGCTGCCTCGGTATAGTTGGTCTGGTTTCAGTTATCTTATATAGAAATAATTTAAAAAAACAAAGAGTCAATAAGAAGTTAGAAACAACATTATCCCATTTGAAGTCGACACAGGCCCAGCTCATCCAGTCTGAAAAAATGGCATCACTGGGAGAACTGACCGCTGGCATCGCCCATGAGATCCAAAACCCGCTGAATTTTGTCAATAACTTTTCAGAGGTCAGTCAGGAGCTTCTGGATGAATTGCAGGAAGAAGTCAAAGAGGGTGATCTGGAAGAAGTTGCTGCGATTACTTCTGATTTAAAAAGTAATCTGGAAAAGATCAATCATCACGGGAAACGAGCGGATGCC harbors:
- a CDS encoding GHKL domain-containing protein; amino-acid sequence: MATVLQFIFQQTSHRYGILLPLLFLFISILSSAQESNLFFKKYGVPDGLPEGNIQDILLDDQGFVWFGTQAGLVKYDGYEFQVFKGKLDKSDTSGAYLSGCNGGVIKSRDGKIWIGTEDGVITSYDPVMEKFSNYYPLDKKGGYASILFDDPRGNIWFKAYEPNSDNFHFGCLHPESGKFSFYPDLADGNYSRYGSYSYGEDHAVADYGLWMLDKRKNLCFLDTVTDQFEVILLVGEALTAAGLTDTIHFITRGLGASLLLTGDLGFYVFDMQQRSISKAYLNSEKSKSRLVAEWPVFAIQDYHGNYWVSHWGGILSKVDGASDQVTTYRYGDGMLTYDQGPPEINYFLPMFDDSTGSWFQCVTPNRTRTFFLYYDLATNAFRYYDSKFNNRENPPLPGNVFFPNLKDRTGLWWIGAKPGLFKQAPKNHQMDLFRFDYEDPNTLPDDDIKAVFEDSNNRLWIGTAKGAAIYRPEQLNFLRIQHKATDPGTLSNDLITTIHEDSQGGVWIGTDNGLNLWQEKSHRFERFFVEKDGRNPCQYIYTDPSGRLWVAMNKEGLMELAPGTGKLIKKLSPVWNPRRGTRDLVAAIFQDSRQKLWVGTRWDGLFCLNEEENGFIPYKNVPGDSNSLGSNMIRIITEDSKGRLWFGINIGGLNQFLPDENRFIKMSSEVRIGSIQTFAYDQKGSLWLGTYSGVGLTNFDDATGDFVYYGDEKGLLHNDIVSVGPNLGLAVDRSGKFYIPTQRGLSIFDPETKTFYSYYEKDGFQPYSLDYYEIKRKNGEIWIGGNFGLNRIVPENLFGRDATTGDVVLTKMTINDSSYSQPDGAIFSKAVSYTDAIRLKHWQKDITFEYVYLHYLRSEDNLYSWILENYNDTWSAPSTLRKATLTNLSPGTYIFKVKAANADGVWMNEEDARAIKITIAPPWWRTWLAYGIYALLLLLLGRRILLYQQAKAMRLEREKTQARELEQARQIEKAYTELEQTHENLKSTQAQLIQSEKMASLGELTAGIAHEIQNPLNFVNNFSEVSQELLDELQEEVKEGNLEEVVAITSDLKSNLEKINHHGKRADAIVKSMLQHSRISSGDKEPTDINALCDEYLRLAYHGMRAKDQSFNAEYKTEFDPNLPKIKVVPQDIGRVVLNIFNNAFQAIQDVENPAVSVSTKLLDKQIEIRIADNGSGIPDSIKDKIFQPFFTTKPTGQGTGLGLSLSYDIVRAHGGEIKVNTKGNKGTEFVIQMPLN
- a CDS encoding GHKL domain-containing protein; translated protein: MLIGMISLKMNHIDSALFYFRKSIAISSYFNNLTNLNGTFRQMTSFYLNVQKEPDSAILYANRRILLHGEGNLGEIFFDLAEAYKLKDNKDSVIKYQTLAIIEKDKDFSRRSIALNNLKNGVINEQEKSMKLKEREAEYRSRLRFTLIASCLGIVGLVSVILYRNNLKKQRVNKKLETTLSHLKSTQAQLIQSEKMASLGELTAGIAHEIQNPLNFVNNFSEVSQELLDELQEEVKEGDLEEVAAITSDLKSNLEKINHHGKRADAIVKSMLQHSRISSGDKEPTDINALCDEYLRLAYHGMRAKDKSFNAGYKLELDENLPLLKVVPQDIGRVLLNLINNAFQAVTDVEKPEVVVSTQKLLDKIEIKVSDNGSGIPDNIKDKIFQPFFTTKPTGQGTGLGLSLSYDIVKAHGGEIKVETGDGGGTAFSIF